Proteins encoded within one genomic window of Micromonospora halotolerans:
- the dxr gene encoding 1-deoxy-D-xylulose-5-phosphate reductoisomerase — protein sequence MTSSRALVLLGSTGSVGTQAVDIVRRNPDRFRVVALGAGGGNVELLAAQALELGVEAVGVAKASAAQDLQLAFYAEASRRGWATGDFKLPKIVAGPDAMTELAGWPCDVVLNGVVGSLGLAPTLAALNAGRTLALANKESLVAGGPLVRAAVKRPGQIVPVDSEHSALAQCLRGGTRGEVRRLVVTASGGPFRGRRRDELTEVTPEQALAHPTWNMGPVVTINSATMVNKALEVIEAHELFDVPYADIEVVVHPQSVIHSMVEFTDGSTLAQASPPDMRLPIALGLGWPDRVPGAAAAVDWTKAHTWEFFPLDDAAFPAVALAKAAGAAGRCRPAIYNAANEECVAAFVAGRLPFLGIVDTLERVLEDAPDFDEPGTVEDVLAAESWARGHAQAIIAGSLEGA from the coding sequence GTGACGTCTTCCCGCGCCCTCGTCCTGCTCGGCTCCACCGGTTCGGTCGGCACCCAGGCCGTCGACATCGTCCGGCGCAACCCGGACCGGTTCCGGGTGGTGGCCCTCGGCGCCGGCGGCGGCAACGTGGAGCTGCTCGCCGCGCAGGCGCTGGAGCTGGGCGTGGAGGCGGTCGGGGTGGCCAAGGCGTCCGCCGCCCAGGACCTCCAGCTCGCGTTCTACGCCGAGGCGAGCCGGCGTGGCTGGGCCACCGGCGACTTCAAGCTGCCCAAGATCGTGGCCGGGCCGGACGCGATGACCGAGCTGGCCGGGTGGCCCTGCGACGTGGTGCTCAACGGGGTGGTCGGCTCGCTCGGGCTCGCGCCGACCCTGGCCGCGCTGAACGCCGGGCGTACCCTCGCGCTGGCCAACAAGGAGTCCCTCGTCGCCGGCGGGCCGCTGGTCAGGGCGGCGGTGAAGCGGCCGGGGCAGATCGTCCCGGTCGACTCCGAGCACTCGGCGCTGGCGCAGTGCCTGCGCGGCGGCACCCGCGGCGAGGTGCGCCGGCTCGTGGTGACCGCCAGCGGCGGGCCGTTCCGGGGCCGCCGGCGCGACGAGTTGACCGAGGTCACGCCGGAGCAGGCGCTGGCGCACCCCACCTGGAACATGGGGCCGGTCGTGACGATCAACTCCGCCACCATGGTCAACAAGGCCCTGGAGGTGATCGAGGCGCACGAGCTGTTCGACGTGCCCTACGCCGACATCGAGGTGGTGGTCCACCCGCAGTCGGTGATCCACTCGATGGTCGAGTTCACCGACGGCTCGACGCTCGCCCAGGCCAGCCCGCCGGACATGCGGCTGCCCATCGCCCTCGGCCTCGGCTGGCCGGACCGGGTGCCCGGTGCCGCCGCCGCGGTCGACTGGACGAAGGCCCACACCTGGGAGTTCTTTCCGCTCGACGACGCCGCGTTCCCGGCGGTCGCGCTGGCCAAGGCGGCCGGCGCGGCCGGGCGCTGCCGGCCGGCGATCTACAACGCGGCGAACGAGGAGTGCGTGGCGGCCTTCGTGGCGGGCCGGCTGCCCTTCCTCGGCATCGTCGACACCCTGGAACGGGTGTTGGAGGACGCTCCGGACTTCGACGAACCAGGTACCGTCGAGGACGTGCTCGCCGCCGAGTCGTGGGCACGGGGGCACGCCCAGGCGATCATCGCCGGGTCGCTGGAAGGAGCTTGA
- a CDS encoding Uma2 family endonuclease, which yields MAQAAFTPEPAPQPAEPSFDVLRWHDEPWTAQLALDLLPETNGPKVEVLSGSVIATPHAGIDHQSVERELPYLLHRPARRAGLWVYPEINLICGKDLFIPDIAVLRSSGGGRSAVDVSQAVLLGEIVSPGNRRKDVIDRPREYAAAGVPFFLRVDLRNRVPALALYELVEGEYRPLAAAGAGATFVMRQPFEFSVDPADLLDEEAPEEESGAGE from the coding sequence ATGGCCCAGGCCGCATTCACGCCGGAGCCGGCGCCGCAGCCTGCCGAGCCGTCCTTCGACGTGCTCCGGTGGCACGACGAACCGTGGACCGCGCAGCTCGCTCTCGATCTGTTGCCGGAGACCAACGGCCCGAAGGTCGAGGTCCTGAGCGGAAGCGTGATCGCGACACCACACGCGGGAATCGATCACCAGTCGGTCGAACGGGAACTGCCCTACCTGTTGCACCGTCCCGCCCGCCGGGCGGGACTCTGGGTCTATCCCGAGATCAATCTGATCTGCGGCAAGGACCTGTTCATCCCGGACATCGCCGTGTTGCGGTCCTCCGGCGGTGGCCGGTCCGCGGTCGACGTGAGCCAGGCGGTCCTGCTCGGGGAGATCGTGTCGCCCGGAAACCGGCGCAAGGACGTGATCGACCGGCCGCGGGAGTACGCCGCTGCCGGAGTGCCGTTCTTCCTCCGGGTGGATCTGCGCAACCGGGTGCCGGCACTGGCTCTCTACGAGCTGGTCGAGGGCGAGTACCGCCCGCTCGCCGCGGCTGGGGCCGGCGCCACCTTCGTCATGCGCCAGCCGTTCGAGTTCAGCGTCGACCCGGCCGACCTGCTCGACGAGGAGGCGCCCGAGGAGGAGTCCGGCGCGGGGGAGTGA
- a CDS encoding YcxB family protein, translated as MSITFTTEPNRRLLGFALRRAFRRALMSYWICAGVMALLALLAWYAGDTAGVVAGSAGAVALALVAWWAGHRTVSMNWKLYGRPIVWSVGDEGVRYDGELVDCLVRWPAVERVEPVPYHLIFRIGRYQVLPARVDGLDADQRDELLAFLHARGLLGRSPEEATRRIAPVG; from the coding sequence GTGTCGATCACCTTCACGACGGAGCCCAACCGGCGGCTGCTCGGCTTCGCGCTGCGCCGGGCCTTCCGCCGGGCCCTGATGTCGTACTGGATCTGCGCCGGCGTGATGGCGCTGCTGGCCCTCCTGGCGTGGTACGCGGGTGATACCGCCGGGGTGGTGGCCGGAAGTGCCGGCGCCGTCGCGCTCGCGCTGGTCGCCTGGTGGGCCGGCCACCGGACGGTCAGCATGAACTGGAAGCTCTACGGTCGACCCATCGTCTGGTCCGTCGGCGACGAGGGGGTGCGTTACGACGGCGAACTGGTGGACTGTCTGGTCCGCTGGCCCGCGGTGGAACGGGTCGAGCCGGTTCCGTACCACCTGATCTTCCGGATCGGCCGGTACCAGGTGCTGCCGGCCAGGGTCGACGGGCTGGACGCGGACCAGCGCGACGAATTGCTCGCCTTCCTGCACGCCCGGGGCCTGCTCGGCCGGTCACCGGAGGAGGCCACCCGTCGCATCGCCCCCGTCGGGTAG
- a CDS encoding GNAT family N-acetyltransferase: MITSTERLVVRDWTESPDDLARIYDIYSRDEVMRWLGGGAGRMTDPAEARERLHSWRERYAPYAGRWGIWAIAPRGTGRAAGSVLLKPLPGRDGVTPTDDIEVGWHLHPDAQGHGYATEAARAVLEREFAAGTRQVHAVVMAGNEPSMAVARRLGMTHVGTRTDWYAGAELETFVLASPA, encoded by the coding sequence GTGATCACCTCGACCGAGCGGTTGGTGGTCCGGGACTGGACGGAGTCGCCGGACGACCTGGCCCGGATCTACGACATCTACTCCCGCGACGAGGTGATGCGCTGGCTGGGCGGCGGCGCGGGGCGGATGACCGACCCGGCCGAGGCCCGCGAGCGCCTGCACTCCTGGCGCGAGCGCTACGCGCCGTACGCCGGCCGCTGGGGAATCTGGGCGATCGCGCCGCGCGGCACCGGTCGGGCGGCCGGCAGCGTCCTGCTCAAGCCGCTGCCCGGGCGGGACGGGGTCACGCCCACCGACGACATCGAGGTCGGCTGGCACCTGCACCCCGACGCGCAGGGGCACGGCTACGCCACCGAGGCGGCCCGGGCCGTGCTGGAGCGCGAGTTCGCCGCCGGCACCCGCCAGGTCCACGCGGTGGTGATGGCCGGCAACGAGCCGTCGATGGCGGTGGCCCGGCGGCTCGGCATGACCCACGTCGGCACCCGCACCGACTGGTACGCGGGCGCCGAGCTCGAAACGTTCGTCCTGGCCAGCCCGGCGTAG